A genomic region of Pelodiscus sinensis isolate JC-2024 chromosome 19, ASM4963464v1, whole genome shotgun sequence contains the following coding sequences:
- the SUGP1 gene encoding SURP and G-patch domain-containing protein 1 isoform X3, whose amino-acid sequence MDNSRDAPGKASRWFGVTPSKSVKMNMNILHQEELIAQKKKEIEAKMEQQAKQNHLVSQHPPRFYEDESGENEASVSNKFANDGSFLQQFLKLQKEKSSTEASPSSANISANTSSSSTGKKPILIGKRHSLATSSMLNQVKNYSHSKQMPVANRLSVFQSPDDDEEEDYEQWLEIKILPPEDAETRKVVEKLARFVAEGGPELEKLAMEDYKDNPAFSFLHDKNSREFLYYRKKIAEVKKENQTSQTTSCQKEDEETKNFAEKLARFIADGGPEVEAIALQNNRENHAFRFLYEPNSKGYKYYRQKLEEFRKAKTSSIGMPFVPETNLKHKSVAEATPSSSTPAASKQPAAAAPKKKRKSRWGPEEEKVDLPPPELAQQELNSSPSPLSVQDLKGLGYEKGKPVGLVGVTELSDAQKKQLKEQQEMQQMYDMIMKHKRAMQEMQVMWEKAVQQHQHDYDSDEEVDNELGTWEHQLRRMEMDKTREWAEQLTQMGRGKHFIGDFLPPDELEKFMETFKALKEGREPDYSEYKEFKLTVENIGYQMLMKMGWKEGDGLGSDGQGIKNPVSKGTTAVDGAGFGIDRPAELSKEDDEYEAFRKRMMLAYRFRPNPLNNPRRPYY is encoded by the exons GAAAAGCGAGCCGATGGTTTGGTGTTACACCATCTAAATCTGTGAAGATGAACATGAATATTCTTCATCAAGAGGAACTGATAGcacaaaagaagaaagaaattgAGGCCAAAATGGAGCAGCAAGCAAAACAGAATCACCTAGTCAGCCAACACCCCCCTCGCTTTTATGA AGATGAAAGTGGTGAGAATGAAGCCTCTGTTTCCAACAAGTTTGCCAATGATGGCAGCTTTCTCCAGCAGTTTCTTAAGCTGCAGAAAGAAAAATCAAGTACTG AAGCTTCTCCAAGTTCTGCCAACATTTCTGCAAACACCTCTTCCTCAAGCACTGGCAAGAAACCCATCCTCATCGGGAAACGTCACAGCTTGGCCACGAGCAGCATGTTGAACCAAGTGAAGAATTACTCCCATTCCAAACAGATGCCAGTTGCTAACCGCCTAAGTGTGTTTCAGTCGCCagatgatgatgaggaggaggattATGAACAGTGGTTGGAAATCAAAA TTTTACCCCCAGAGGATGCAGAGACCCGGAAAGTGGTGGAAAAGCTGGCTAGGTTCGTAGCCGAAGGGGGACCAGAATTAGAAAAGCTCGCTATGGAAGACTACAAGGATAATCCAGCATTTTC ATTTTTACATGATAAGAACAGCAGGGAATTCCTCTACTACAGAAAGAAAATAGCAGAGGTGAAAAAAGAGAATCAGACTTCACAGACAACCTCTTGTCAGAAAG AGGATGAAGAGACCAAGAACTTTGCGGAGAAGCTGGCCAGGTTCATAGCAGACGGGGGTCCAGAGGTGGAAGCTATCGCCTTGCAGAACAATCGGGAGAACCATGCTTTCAG gTTTTTATATGAGCCAAACAGCAAAGGCTACAAATATTACCGGCAGAAGCTGGAGGAGTTCCGTAAGGCCAAGACCAGCTCCATAGGGATGCCTTTTGTGCCGGAAACTAATCTGAAACACAAGAGCGTTGCTGAGGCCACACCATCGTCATCCACTCCAGCTGCCTCTAAACAgccggctgcagctgctcctaaaAAGAAGAGGAAGAGCAGATGGGGGCCGGAAGAGGAAAAGGTTGACTTGCCTCCACCAGAGCTTGCCCAACAGGAGCtgaactcttctccctcccctttgtcAG TTCAGGACCTCAAGGGTCTTGGTTATGAGAAAGGGAAACCGGTTGGACTTGTGGGTGTGACTGAGCTCTCTGATGCCCAGAAGAAACAGctgaaggagcagcaggag ATGCAGCAGATGTACGACATGATCATGAAACACAAGCGAGCAATGCAGGAAATGcaggtgatgtgggaaaaggCAGTTCAGCAGCACCAGCACGACTACGACAGTGATGAGGAGGTAGACAATGAACTGGGGACATGGGAACATCAGCTTCGGCGCATGGAAATGGACAAGACACGAG AATGGGCCGAGCAGCTGACTCAGATGGGCAGAGGGAAGCATTTCATCGGAGACTTCCTGCCACCTGATGAGCTGGAGAAATTCATGGAGACATTCAAGGCACTAAAG GAAGGTCGCGAACCAGATTATTCTGAGTACAAGGAATTCAAACTGACTGTGGAGAATATAGGCTACCAAATGCTGATGAAGATGGGTTGGAAGGAGGGTGATGGGCTTGGCTCCGACGGACAGGGCATTAAAAATCCTGTCAGCAA gggTACCACTGCAGTGGATGGCGCTGGATTTGGGATCGATCGTCCCGCAGAGCTGTCAAAGGAGGATGACGAGTATGAGGCATTCCGTAAAAGAATGATGTTGGCCTACAGGTTCCGACCCAACCCTTTG aacaatCCGAGACGACCTTACTACTGA
- the SUGP1 gene encoding SURP and G-patch domain-containing protein 1 isoform X2: MDNSRDAPGKASRWFGVTPSKSVKMNMNILHQEELIAQKKKEIEAKMEQQAKQNHLVSQHPPRFYEDESGENEASVSNKFANDGSFLQQFLKLQKEKSSTASPSSANISANTSSSSTGKKPILIGKRHSLATSSMLNQVKNYSHSKQMPVANRLSVFQSPDDDEEEDYEQWLEIKILPPEDAETRKVVEKLARFVAEGGPELEKLAMEDYKDNPAFSFLHDKNSREFLYYRKKIAEVKKENQTSQTTSCQKVSPPEDEETKNFAEKLARFIADGGPEVEAIALQNNRENHAFRFLYEPNSKGYKYYRQKLEEFRKAKTSSIGMPFVPETNLKHKSVAEATPSSSTPAASKQPAAAAPKKKRKSRWGPEEEKVDLPPPELAQQELNSSPSPLSVQDLKGLGYEKGKPVGLVGVTELSDAQKKQLKEQQEMQQMYDMIMKHKRAMQEMQVMWEKAVQQHQHDYDSDEEVDNELGTWEHQLRRMEMDKTREWAEQLTQMGRGKHFIGDFLPPDELEKFMETFKALKEGREPDYSEYKEFKLTVENIGYQMLMKMGWKEGDGLGSDGQGIKNPVSKGTTAVDGAGFGIDRPAELSKEDDEYEAFRKRMMLAYRFRPNPLNNPRRPYY, from the exons GAAAAGCGAGCCGATGGTTTGGTGTTACACCATCTAAATCTGTGAAGATGAACATGAATATTCTTCATCAAGAGGAACTGATAGcacaaaagaagaaagaaattgAGGCCAAAATGGAGCAGCAAGCAAAACAGAATCACCTAGTCAGCCAACACCCCCCTCGCTTTTATGA AGATGAAAGTGGTGAGAATGAAGCCTCTGTTTCCAACAAGTTTGCCAATGATGGCAGCTTTCTCCAGCAGTTTCTTAAGCTGCAGAAAGAAAAATCAAGTACTG CTTCTCCAAGTTCTGCCAACATTTCTGCAAACACCTCTTCCTCAAGCACTGGCAAGAAACCCATCCTCATCGGGAAACGTCACAGCTTGGCCACGAGCAGCATGTTGAACCAAGTGAAGAATTACTCCCATTCCAAACAGATGCCAGTTGCTAACCGCCTAAGTGTGTTTCAGTCGCCagatgatgatgaggaggaggattATGAACAGTGGTTGGAAATCAAAA TTTTACCCCCAGAGGATGCAGAGACCCGGAAAGTGGTGGAAAAGCTGGCTAGGTTCGTAGCCGAAGGGGGACCAGAATTAGAAAAGCTCGCTATGGAAGACTACAAGGATAATCCAGCATTTTC ATTTTTACATGATAAGAACAGCAGGGAATTCCTCTACTACAGAAAGAAAATAGCAGAGGTGAAAAAAGAGAATCAGACTTCACAGACAACCTCTTGTCAGAAAG TTTCACCCCCAGAGGATGAAGAGACCAAGAACTTTGCGGAGAAGCTGGCCAGGTTCATAGCAGACGGGGGTCCAGAGGTGGAAGCTATCGCCTTGCAGAACAATCGGGAGAACCATGCTTTCAG gTTTTTATATGAGCCAAACAGCAAAGGCTACAAATATTACCGGCAGAAGCTGGAGGAGTTCCGTAAGGCCAAGACCAGCTCCATAGGGATGCCTTTTGTGCCGGAAACTAATCTGAAACACAAGAGCGTTGCTGAGGCCACACCATCGTCATCCACTCCAGCTGCCTCTAAACAgccggctgcagctgctcctaaaAAGAAGAGGAAGAGCAGATGGGGGCCGGAAGAGGAAAAGGTTGACTTGCCTCCACCAGAGCTTGCCCAACAGGAGCtgaactcttctccctcccctttgtcAG TTCAGGACCTCAAGGGTCTTGGTTATGAGAAAGGGAAACCGGTTGGACTTGTGGGTGTGACTGAGCTCTCTGATGCCCAGAAGAAACAGctgaaggagcagcaggag ATGCAGCAGATGTACGACATGATCATGAAACACAAGCGAGCAATGCAGGAAATGcaggtgatgtgggaaaaggCAGTTCAGCAGCACCAGCACGACTACGACAGTGATGAGGAGGTAGACAATGAACTGGGGACATGGGAACATCAGCTTCGGCGCATGGAAATGGACAAGACACGAG AATGGGCCGAGCAGCTGACTCAGATGGGCAGAGGGAAGCATTTCATCGGAGACTTCCTGCCACCTGATGAGCTGGAGAAATTCATGGAGACATTCAAGGCACTAAAG GAAGGTCGCGAACCAGATTATTCTGAGTACAAGGAATTCAAACTGACTGTGGAGAATATAGGCTACCAAATGCTGATGAAGATGGGTTGGAAGGAGGGTGATGGGCTTGGCTCCGACGGACAGGGCATTAAAAATCCTGTCAGCAA gggTACCACTGCAGTGGATGGCGCTGGATTTGGGATCGATCGTCCCGCAGAGCTGTCAAAGGAGGATGACGAGTATGAGGCATTCCGTAAAAGAATGATGTTGGCCTACAGGTTCCGACCCAACCCTTTG aacaatCCGAGACGACCTTACTACTGA
- the SUGP1 gene encoding SURP and G-patch domain-containing protein 1 isoform X1 — protein MDNSRDAPGKASRWFGVTPSKSVKMNMNILHQEELIAQKKKEIEAKMEQQAKQNHLVSQHPPRFYEDESGENEASVSNKFANDGSFLQQFLKLQKEKSSTEASPSSANISANTSSSSTGKKPILIGKRHSLATSSMLNQVKNYSHSKQMPVANRLSVFQSPDDDEEEDYEQWLEIKILPPEDAETRKVVEKLARFVAEGGPELEKLAMEDYKDNPAFSFLHDKNSREFLYYRKKIAEVKKENQTSQTTSCQKVSPPEDEETKNFAEKLARFIADGGPEVEAIALQNNRENHAFRFLYEPNSKGYKYYRQKLEEFRKAKTSSIGMPFVPETNLKHKSVAEATPSSSTPAASKQPAAAAPKKKRKSRWGPEEEKVDLPPPELAQQELNSSPSPLSVQDLKGLGYEKGKPVGLVGVTELSDAQKKQLKEQQEMQQMYDMIMKHKRAMQEMQVMWEKAVQQHQHDYDSDEEVDNELGTWEHQLRRMEMDKTREWAEQLTQMGRGKHFIGDFLPPDELEKFMETFKALKEGREPDYSEYKEFKLTVENIGYQMLMKMGWKEGDGLGSDGQGIKNPVSKGTTAVDGAGFGIDRPAELSKEDDEYEAFRKRMMLAYRFRPNPLNNPRRPYY, from the exons GAAAAGCGAGCCGATGGTTTGGTGTTACACCATCTAAATCTGTGAAGATGAACATGAATATTCTTCATCAAGAGGAACTGATAGcacaaaagaagaaagaaattgAGGCCAAAATGGAGCAGCAAGCAAAACAGAATCACCTAGTCAGCCAACACCCCCCTCGCTTTTATGA AGATGAAAGTGGTGAGAATGAAGCCTCTGTTTCCAACAAGTTTGCCAATGATGGCAGCTTTCTCCAGCAGTTTCTTAAGCTGCAGAAAGAAAAATCAAGTACTG AAGCTTCTCCAAGTTCTGCCAACATTTCTGCAAACACCTCTTCCTCAAGCACTGGCAAGAAACCCATCCTCATCGGGAAACGTCACAGCTTGGCCACGAGCAGCATGTTGAACCAAGTGAAGAATTACTCCCATTCCAAACAGATGCCAGTTGCTAACCGCCTAAGTGTGTTTCAGTCGCCagatgatgatgaggaggaggattATGAACAGTGGTTGGAAATCAAAA TTTTACCCCCAGAGGATGCAGAGACCCGGAAAGTGGTGGAAAAGCTGGCTAGGTTCGTAGCCGAAGGGGGACCAGAATTAGAAAAGCTCGCTATGGAAGACTACAAGGATAATCCAGCATTTTC ATTTTTACATGATAAGAACAGCAGGGAATTCCTCTACTACAGAAAGAAAATAGCAGAGGTGAAAAAAGAGAATCAGACTTCACAGACAACCTCTTGTCAGAAAG TTTCACCCCCAGAGGATGAAGAGACCAAGAACTTTGCGGAGAAGCTGGCCAGGTTCATAGCAGACGGGGGTCCAGAGGTGGAAGCTATCGCCTTGCAGAACAATCGGGAGAACCATGCTTTCAG gTTTTTATATGAGCCAAACAGCAAAGGCTACAAATATTACCGGCAGAAGCTGGAGGAGTTCCGTAAGGCCAAGACCAGCTCCATAGGGATGCCTTTTGTGCCGGAAACTAATCTGAAACACAAGAGCGTTGCTGAGGCCACACCATCGTCATCCACTCCAGCTGCCTCTAAACAgccggctgcagctgctcctaaaAAGAAGAGGAAGAGCAGATGGGGGCCGGAAGAGGAAAAGGTTGACTTGCCTCCACCAGAGCTTGCCCAACAGGAGCtgaactcttctccctcccctttgtcAG TTCAGGACCTCAAGGGTCTTGGTTATGAGAAAGGGAAACCGGTTGGACTTGTGGGTGTGACTGAGCTCTCTGATGCCCAGAAGAAACAGctgaaggagcagcaggag ATGCAGCAGATGTACGACATGATCATGAAACACAAGCGAGCAATGCAGGAAATGcaggtgatgtgggaaaaggCAGTTCAGCAGCACCAGCACGACTACGACAGTGATGAGGAGGTAGACAATGAACTGGGGACATGGGAACATCAGCTTCGGCGCATGGAAATGGACAAGACACGAG AATGGGCCGAGCAGCTGACTCAGATGGGCAGAGGGAAGCATTTCATCGGAGACTTCCTGCCACCTGATGAGCTGGAGAAATTCATGGAGACATTCAAGGCACTAAAG GAAGGTCGCGAACCAGATTATTCTGAGTACAAGGAATTCAAACTGACTGTGGAGAATATAGGCTACCAAATGCTGATGAAGATGGGTTGGAAGGAGGGTGATGGGCTTGGCTCCGACGGACAGGGCATTAAAAATCCTGTCAGCAA gggTACCACTGCAGTGGATGGCGCTGGATTTGGGATCGATCGTCCCGCAGAGCTGTCAAAGGAGGATGACGAGTATGAGGCATTCCGTAAAAGAATGATGTTGGCCTACAGGTTCCGACCCAACCCTTTG aacaatCCGAGACGACCTTACTACTGA